The window TGCATCTTTCATGGAAGTCCTTTCAACCCACTGAATGAGTATGTTTTTCCTGATACTCCCGAAGAAGTCCTCAGAAACTACCTGAAGGCTGGAAAAAGAGATATTTTAATACTTGGTCACACTCATATTCCATTAATAAAGGAATTTGAAGAAGGTCTTATTCTGAACCCTGGGAGTGTGGGTCAGCCCAGAGATGGATTAAAAGAGGCAAGTTTTGCCTTTCTTGATATTGACAGGAGAGAGGCTGAGATTGTGAGAGTTGACTATCCTGTGGAAGAAACAGCAATAGCAATAAGAAAAGCTGGCCTTCCGGAGTTTCTTGCTGAAAGGCTTTTTTATGGAAGGTGAACTACGTTATTCTCCTCAACCTTCCACCCGAGATTTCTGCAACTGCAACAAATAGCTCTCTGAACATTGAAGCTTCTTCCGAGGTCTCTTTATTTATAAAGGTTACAAAAAAAATCCCCTCTTTGCTCAGATAATCAACAACCTTTAAAATAAACTGATAGGCAGGATTTTTTCCCAGGTTTATTATCAGGCTGCTCAATGGCTCAAAAATTAGAAGGCTTCCTGCCGGCATCTCCTCCATAACAGCCCTGAAGTATTCGAGATTTGTCATGGGAACTTCCTGAATATTTCTGTCGCTCTCTGGCAGTGCACCTCTGGGAGGAAGATTTATAATTCTAACCTTTCCCTCTTTTATATAGCCCTCAAATTCCTTTCTGTACTGGTAGCTCCTTGGCGGCATAGCTGCCAGAAATACATTCCTATCATTGGCTATATGTTCTTTCACAATAGCTTTTACAATTATGCCAAGCTCTTCCGATGACGAATACTCAATAAGGGCAGATTCACCAGAAAATATATCATCCTCCATACTGGCAGGTTCTTCTTCCTGAGTGTTTTCTTTTTTTGTTGTGATTTTAAAGACCTCGCCTGTGGAAAAACCTATATATCTCCTGTGTTCCTCAGGCTCATAGCCTCTGGCCTTAATTGATATAATATATTCTCCATCTTCCAGACCATCAAAGCTGCACTTTCCATCTCCGCCAGTAATATTAAACTCCTTCAGCATCTGCTCACTGTTAAAAAGGGTAACCTCTGCTCCCCTCACAGGATTATCTTCTTTATCCAGCACAACTGCCATAAAGGAATAACCTTCTTCCTGAGGCTGAGAAACCTTCACCTTCCTGCCCTCAACATTCTTCCTCTTAAGGAGATTTCTGTTAAATATTAAACTGGTGAAGTTCATGACATGCAGGAATACAGATTTAATCCTGGAAAAAACATAATAAGACTCAAGAATTTTTACCAGAATATACATAAGCCTTAAGCCTGAAACCACTGCGAAGAGTATAAAGTAGGCCAGTAGAAGCATCTCAAACGAGCCATTATAAACTCCATATATGGCGAAGAGCGCAAGAACAACCATCCTGCCGGGAGAATACAGTATAATTCCCTTTGGCAGAAAGCTGCCTATAATAATGAGACCGAGCATTAAATAATATAACTCTTTTGCTGGTATGAAGCCCATAATAGACGGAATAACAATTGCTGCTGGGAGCAGTAATGTAAGAGCTACATTAACTGGTAAGTCAAATAACTTTTGTAGAAAATCTTTCAGCATTATTTCTTTTTGCTGGACCTTTGCGGTTTCAAAGAGAAGTACAGAAACCAGTAAAAAACCTGAGAAAAAATATTCCGGCAGGTTGGAAAATGTAGGTCTAATCAGAGCTATATAAAGGCTGACAATTGAGAGAATCTGAAAAATAAGTGAAGCAGGAAGAGTATAACTGGGGCTAATATCGAGCCTCTTGAATATGAAAGCAAGAAATCTTCCAAACATAGAAAACAGCTTTTGAATCACAGTAACGTTTATAGTGGCTTATGATTATTATATGTTATGCTTCATGACCATCTTCATCTAACTGCAAAGGAAAGTTCATTGAAAGTTTTTGCTATCGACATAGGCATGGGTACGCAGGATGTTCTTGTGTATGAGACTGGAAAAAATCACGAAAATAATATAAAAATGGTTTTTCCATCTCCAACAAGAATTCTTGCCAGAAGAGTAATGCAGGCAGACAGAAATCTCTTTGTCAGAGGAGTTACCATGGGAGGTGGCCCTTTTGCCTTTGCCCTTAAAAATCATGTCGATAGAGGGTTCAGAGTTGCCATGCAGACAGAAGCTGCCAGCACTGTCAGAGATGACCTTAATCAGGTAAGAGAACTTGGAATAGAGGTGGCCGAGGAGCCACCGTTTGACAATTATACTGTTATTGAGACAAAGGATGTCGACCTGGAGTTTTACAGGGAAATTCTCGAGTCTCTCGGTGATGACTTCAATTTTGATTATATAGGTGTTGCTGTACAGGACCATGGAAGAGCTCCGCCGGGTGAATCCGACAGGGTATTCAGATTTAAAAATTTCCGAAAACTCATGGAGAGAGGTAAAAGTTATCTTGAGCTTGGCTACAGAGAGCCACCAGAGTACTATACAAGAATGCAGGGAGTTATGAAGACTCTTAAAGATTACAATGTATTTATTTCAGACTCAAAACTTGCTGCAATTGTCGGAGCCCTTCACGGTATAAAGGAGCGTCCGGCAATAGCTATAGATATAGGAAATGGACATACTCTAATAGCTCTTGTGGGAGAAGATGACATAGTTATTGGAATGCTGGAACACCACACAGGACTTTTAAATAAAAATAAACTCGAAGGACTTATAATACGCTTTGCCAATGGAAATGTCACCAATGAGGAGATATACAACGATTCGGGGCACGGATGCCATATCATCGAAAGTGTGGGTATTGAACAAATCAAAAGAATTCTTGTAACAGGGCCGAATAGAAAAATGCTGCAAAACTCATCTCTTGAAGTTGAATTTGCAACTCCAATTGGAGATGTGATGATGACAGGCACTATCGGGCTGGTGGATATGATAGAGCATCTCTCTCAGTAATATCCTTCACATCTGAAATTCCATCCACTTTTTCCACCAGAAAGACTCTTGTGGCAGCCTCCTCAAACTCTCTATCATGGGTAACTACAATTGTCTGGGGCAGTGTGGAGAGCTTCTTTATAATATCCACAAGTTCTCTCCTTCTAATATTATCCAGGTGAATTGTGGGTTCATCGAGTATTATTATTTCCATGGCAGGACCTGAGAGAGCTTTTGCCACACCAATTCTCAGAGCAAGAGAGCAGGCTACAATTTCACCACCAGAGAGTGTCTCAACCCTGCTCTCACCCCCTGGACCTATAAGTGTTATACTGTAGTCGTCCTCAATAATTAAATCAGAATAGGGAAGATTGAAGTTCTCAAAGATTTCCCTTGTGTAACTTTCAATTAGAGGTCTTGCCTGCTGTCTGAGTTGCCTCTGAAGCATATCTTTGTGAAAGAGATTTCTGACTCTCTCAAGAAAACGTATATAATTCTCAAGATTTCTCCTCTCTTCTTCCATTCTTTTCAGTCTTTTAATCTCTTCCCTGAGTTCTATAACAGCTCTTTCAGAATTTGCAAGGTTTGCCACCAGAGATGATAGCTGGCCTGTAAGCACCTCTATCTCCCTGGTAAGGACTCTCTGCTCATGTTCTTTTTTATTTAAATAACCAATATCAGGCAGAATCCCCAGTTTTTTCTTTATATCTGATGCTTTTCTCCTTATATTGTCAAGTTCTTCTGCAGTTTTCTCAAGCTTTCTTTTAAGTTCTTCTCTTTCAGGAAGATATTTTCTCAGATAGTCTCTGGCACTTATATATCTATCATGGCTTTTTCTGAGCTTTTCGGTTTTATTTTCGATTTTCTCCAGCTTATCTTTCAGATTATTATATTCTCTGAGTTTATTCTGATTTGATTCGAGCTCATGTTTTAAAATTTCTATTTTATTAATTATATCTCTGAGATATTTAATTTTCTCATTTACCATATCAAAATTTAGAGAATTTATGTTATTTATTTTCACAGTCAGTTCTTCAAGAGAATCCTTACGTTTTTTTAACAATTCTCCTAATTCAATGATATTTCTCCTGTTAATTTCAATCTTTTTCTTATAATCTCTGATAATTTCCTCTCTGGTATGCTTCTCAAGAGGCCTCCCACAGGTGGGGCACATACCCTCAAGTTTTGATATATTACGAAGATTTTCTTCAAGTTCTCTGTTTTTTGTCCTGAAAATATTTATTTCTGAGTTAATATGTACTATTTCATTATTTATTCTATCTTTTTCTTCATTGTTGACTTTAACTAAATTTCTCATATAACTTTCTGCCGCTGGTATATCTTTAAAGTCCCTTTCTGCAATTCTGCTGCATCTTACAAGAAATTCTCTGATATAATTATCTCTATCAATTTTCTTCCTTTCCCCCTCCTCCATATCTTCTAAAAGTTTCAGATTCTGTTTTTTTATCTCCTCAAGCTTTATCAGTTTCTTCGATAAATTCTCCTTTTCTACAGAGAGACTGTCATACTCTCCTGCTTTTTTTGCTTCTGTCTTCCCAATCTCAATATAATCCTCAATCTTCTCAAGGTCTTTTCTGATAAACTCCCTGCTTTTCTCAAGTCCCTGTTTTTTATTCAAAATATCTATAGCTTCTCTCACAACTATAATTTCTTTTTCCAGCTCAGAGCGACTAAATCTTGATTTTTCAAGCTTTTCACGTGCCTCTTCCTTTCTTCTTTTAAATTCCTCACATTGTTCCATGTATTCTTCAATTTTTTTACTTTTAGTTTTTATCTCATTATCAATATCATGAAACCTTTCGAATTTTGACGAGAAGTGTTTTATCACCTCTGCCATAGCTCTGTGAACATCTTCAAGCTCCTGAGTACCTATTAACCTGCCCATAACCTCCTTCCTCTCACCAGGCCTCGAAGTTAGCATGGAATCAATTTCACCCTGTCTGGCATAGATGGCACTGGTGAAAACACCACCATTCATACCAAGCAGAGCTTCAATACTCTCCTTAACCTGCTCATCGCCAAGAGCTATAAGAACTTCATTTCCAAGCTTATATAGTGCTGTTTTCTTTTGCTTTCCCCTGTGTCTTACTACTTTATAGTCCTCACCGCGCAGGCTGAAATCAATAATAACCGACATATCATCAGCACCCCTCCTTATAAGCTGGTCAAGTTTTACAGACTGAAGCCTGAAAAGTGCATAACCTATAGCTTCAAGAATTGAGGTTTTACCTGAACCATTTTCCCCTACAATTACACTTATGCCTTCATCCAGCTTCAAAATGCTGTGTTTATGAGACTTAAAATTTCTGAGTTCAATTCTCTTAATTATCATTTTACGACCTATTGCCTGTTGAAATAAGATTCTGCAATATTTGTTCCTGCTTCTGCACCCTCTCTAACAATTGCTTTATAAATATCCAAACAGAAATTCTTTTCTTCTTCACTACCTTCAAAGCTTTCACGCATCAGGGATTTAATATCAATTTTTTCACCTCTGACATCTTCATTCTTAATATTCTTCTCAATCTTTCTTTTAATATCCAGATAAAGCGCCTTCTCCTTCAGCTCGATTAGCAGCCTTCTGTATACCTCATTAAAATCATTATTCCCAACCTCCACCTTAACCACGGGTTTAACTCTGACTTTCTCTGCTTCTCTCACAATATCTCTAACTTCTTCGACTCCTGAAACCTCAAAATTAAGAAATGGCCTTATACTCCTGAGGTTGACCTCCTGATGAGAAAAATCATCTGTATTGACAATAAAGAAACCCTTACCATGTTTCCTAAACTCTTCAAGCTCATCCATGCGCCATATTTCAGTCGAGCCAGGATATGCAGCTATAGCTCCTGAAGGAAGAGTATCAACAATCCTCTTGTGAATATGACCGAGAGCATAATAGTTAAAATTATCAGGTAAATCCTGAAGTTTAAGCTCAAAGTCAAGATTGAAATATTTGTCTATTCCCTGATGGAGAAGGAGAATACTTTTATCATAATCTTTTGCTTTTTCATAGAGCTTTTCCAGCATGTTCTTCATATTATTTCTGTGAATCTTTGAGAAGTATGGCAGTCCAGCAATAAATATGCCTTCATACTCAATATAGGGCTTTCTGGGTGTAAGAAGCTCAATATTTGAAAAAACCTTCTGGGGTGGTACAGCACCGCTCCTCATCAGTATATCATGATTACCTGCAATACATATAAATGGTATTCCATGACTCTTCAGCCTCTCAAGAACTTTTTTAACCCTCACGAGAGCCTTGATAGGCGGCCTGGGTTCATCAAAGAGGTCTCCACTGTGAAGAACAAAATCAAGCTTCTCCTCTATTATGACTTCAACTGCCTCTTCAAAGGCTCTGTAGAAATCCTCCTCTCTCTCATCAAGGTTGTACTGTCTATAACCAAGGTGAGTATCAGCAATATGTGCAAAACGCATAACTTAACTTTGTATCAATAAGGTATAATAATTTTGCAGGAGCACAGAAAAAGTGTCATTTACCTCCATGGTGCATCTCTCTATGGTGTCTATCAAGAGGCTCAACATGAACAAGAGCAGAAACAACTTCCGGTATGCTTGCAACTATCTCCTTCTGAACCATATGAGCTATTCCGTGAGCATCGGCAAGAGATATATCCTCTGAAACGCAAACATGAAGTTCAACATTCATAAAAGCTCCAAGACTGTGCACTTTCACCTTGTGTACATACGCTACGCCTTTAATGGACTTTGCCCTGCTTTCAATGAGTTTAACAAATTTTCCAGAGGGAACCCTGCCCATAAGTATATTTATATTTCTCATTCCTATCTTTATTCCAATCCATAAGATTATAATAGCAATTGCTATACCGACGATAGGGTCAAGGAAGGTGAATCCAAGAAAGCTTCCTACTATAGCTGCAAGAACGGCAATAGAAGAATATATATCACTTCTATGGTTCTGGCCATCAGCCTCCAGAGCAGGACTTTTAATCTCCCGCGCAACTCTGAGTGTATATCTTGCCATAGGCTCCTTAATAATAAAAGTTAATATAACTGCATAGATAGCAGTATATTTAATCTCATGTGCCGGGTTTAAGAAAGCTATGTATGCATATTTAATTAATTCAAAACCCAACAGCACAAGAGCTATACTCGAAAACAGGCCTGCTATTGCTTCAGCATCATAATGCCCATAGGGATGTTCTTCATCGGCTGGTTTTTTACTTATTCTTATACCTATAAATGTAATAATGGATACAAGTACGTCAGAGAATGTATGAATGGCATCAGCCATAACAGCAGTACTTCCCGAAACAATACCTATAAAAAGCTTCAGTGCAGTCAGGACTAAATTTCCAGCAACTCCAATGAGTGAAGCTTCCTCACCCCTTTTGAATCTATCTTTCATCATTTTTTTATAATCCAACAAAGATACTTATTAATTGTTATGGTGAACTACCCACGACTAAAGAGGCTGTCCGACAATTACTCCCAGTAATATAAAGACTGCTT of the archaeon BMS3Bbin15 genome contains:
- the yfcE gene encoding phosphodiesterase YfcE codes for the protein MKIAVISDVHSNLPALKAVLDETGRVEIYSAGDLVGYNPFPKETVALFREKRIKSVMGNHDYAVQHELVGMNTIAHKALVWTKNIINREELSYLESLPIKQAEEEFCIFHGSPFNPLNEYVFPDTPEEVLRNYLKAGKRDILILGHTHIPLIKEFEEGLILNPGSVGQPRDGLKEASFAFLDIDRREAEIVRVDYPVEETAIAIRKAGLPEFLAERLFYGR
- a CDS encoding putative DNA double-strand break repair Rad50 ATPase; this encodes MIIKRIELRNFKSHKHSILKLDEGISVIVGENGSGKTSILEAIGYALFRLQSVKLDQLIRRGADDMSVIIDFSLRGEDYKVVRHRGKQKKTALYKLGNEVLIALGDEQVKESIEALLGMNGGVFTSAIYARQGEIDSMLTSRPGERKEVMGRLIGTQELEDVHRAMAEVIKHFSSKFERFHDIDNEIKTKSKKIEEYMEQCEEFKRRKEEAREKLEKSRFSRSELEKEIIVVREAIDILNKKQGLEKSREFIRKDLEKIEDYIEIGKTEAKKAGEYDSLSVEKENLSKKLIKLEEIKKQNLKLLEDMEEGERKKIDRDNYIREFLVRCSRIAERDFKDIPAAESYMRNLVKVNNEEKDRINNEIVHINSEINIFRTKNRELEENLRNISKLEGMCPTCGRPLEKHTREEIIRDYKKKIEINRRNIIELGELLKKRKDSLEELTVKINNINSLNFDMVNEKIKYLRDIINKIEILKHELESNQNKLREYNNLKDKLEKIENKTEKLRKSHDRYISARDYLRKYLPEREELKRKLEKTAEELDNIRRKASDIKKKLGILPDIGYLNKKEHEQRVLTREIEVLTGQLSSLVANLANSERAVIELREEIKRLKRMEEERRNLENYIRFLERVRNLFHKDMLQRQLRQQARPLIESYTREIFENFNLPYSDLIIEDDYSITLIGPGGESRVETLSGGEIVACSLALRIGVAKALSGPAMEIIILDEPTIHLDNIRRRELVDIIKKLSTLPQTIVVTHDREFEEAATRVFLVEKVDGISDVKDITERDALSYPPAR
- the yhaO gene encoding putative metallophosphoesterase YhaO, with product MRFAHIADTHLGYRQYNLDEREEDFYRAFEEAVEVIIEEKLDFVLHSGDLFDEPRPPIKALVRVKKVLERLKSHGIPFICIAGNHDILMRSGAVPPQKVFSNIELLTPRKPYIEYEGIFIAGLPYFSKIHRNNMKNMLEKLYEKAKDYDKSILLLHQGIDKYFNLDFELKLQDLPDNFNYYALGHIHKRIVDTLPSGAIAAYPGSTEIWRMDELEEFRKHGKGFFIVNTDDFSHQEVNLRSIRPFLNFEVSGVEEVRDIVREAEKVRVKPVVKVEVGNNDFNEVYRRLLIELKEKALYLDIKRKIEKNIKNEDVRGEKIDIKSLMRESFEGSEEEKNFCLDIYKAIVREGAEAGTNIAESYFNRQ
- a CDS encoding putative cation efflux system protein/MT2084: MMKDRFKRGEEASLIGVAGNLVLTALKLFIGIVSGSTAVMADAIHTFSDVLVSIITFIGIRISKKPADEEHPYGHYDAEAIAGLFSSIALVLLGFELIKYAYIAFLNPAHEIKYTAIYAVILTFIIKEPMARYTLRVAREIKSPALEADGQNHRSDIYSSIAVLAAIVGSFLGFTFLDPIVGIAIAIIILWIGIKIGMRNINILMGRVPSGKFVKLIESRAKSIKGVAYVHKVKVHSLGAFMNVELHVCVSEDISLADAHGIAHMVQKEIVASIPEVVSALVHVEPLDRHHREMHHGGK